The genomic interval GTTTCTGCGAATGGTTTGTTCCCGATGACCTTCAATTAAGACTTCAAATTGATTCGATACAATCGTACGTGCTGTAAGTTCTGCTAATAGCGGGGAAACGGTTATATTTAAATTATAAAGTGCCTTTGAAATCGGCTCCTTAAATTGACTAGGTACTGCTACATAGGCTAGTCGTAACCCCGGTGCTAATGATTTAGATAAACTTGCAATATAGATGACCTGTTCTGGAGCAAATGATGCGACTGCTGGAAGTTGCTTTTGGTTGAGAAGGTGGTACGAGCCATCTTCAATAATGAACTGATTATACTTTTTGGCAATTGCTGCAATCCTTTTTCGATTCTCGACCGACATAAAGGAAGCTGTCGGATTATGATAATCTGGAATCAAGTAAATACCTTTAATATTTTCATTTTTACACGCATATTCAAAAGACGTTGGACTCATTTCATAGTTCTCTGATTTTATCGGTACTATTTGCACACTAAGCATTGCTGCAACAGTCTTTAATCCAGGATATGTATGATCATCAACACCAATGCGATCTCCAGGCTTACAAAGACTTGCCAATGTAGCAGCAATCGCATTTTGACCCCCATTTGCAAATAAAATGTGATCAACGGTTGTTTCAAACCCACCTCTTCGGATTAGCTTTATAGCTGCATCCTTTTGCCAAAGGCTTTCGCCTGTCCGGCCATAACCAAACCATTTTTCATAATCTGTCTCTTGCAGCATACTTTTTAGTTGGAGTAGCAGTGGCTCGTACGAAGCATTATCTGGTAGTGTTGCTCCCATTTCAATTAAATGCTTCGGCTTTGTATCTTCAAGTAAATACGCATTCGACAATGCATCATACGATACAAATGTGCCACTTCCGACAGCTGCACTTAGTAAGCCCTTTAACTCACAAACTTTAAAAGCTTTTGAAATGGTACTTAAATTTAAATCCAAATAATCAGCCAGTTCTCTCTGCGGAGGAAGTTTTGTTCCAGGTAGTAAAACTCCGTTTAATATATCCTGTTCCAATTGCCCTGCGATTGCTTGATAAATAGGCTTTTTAGTTTTATCAATCGATGGCTTCCAGCTCATTGGATAGTTTTCAAAAGAATTAATCGGCATGATACGCATCCTTTTTCACACAATTATATGATTGTACCATTTATAAAACAATTATAATTTTCTTTAATATTATGCCTTTTAGTGAATATCCGAGCAGCGATTCTTTTTACTTAACTTTTTCGAACGAAAATAGGAAAAGCTGAATAAGGATGAATCCTTAATTATAACGCTTGTACCCTTTATTACACTAACTGCACCGTTAGCCATCCATGAAGCGCAAAAATCAGCGCTTCACCACAGAGAATGAAAAAATACTAAGATGTCTATAATGGTTCTTAATCCAGTCAACCAATCTATAGATCAATGAATTGCAGCTCTCTTTTTTTACGAACTAGAAGGGCCTTCTTTGGTGTTGTCTTTTTTTGTAATAAGAGAAGTTTATTTTCATGGTAGTTGAAGAAGCACAATACATTTAAGAAATACAAATTTAATTTATTCCGCCTCAAAATGGCTCATTTTACTGATGCACCTTTTGTTAATTTGTTTTCGTTTGGCTACTTAATTAGTGACTACCAAATGAATAATCCGACTACCATAGCACTTAACAAGGAGACAGCCATCCCACTCACTAACATCTTCCATACATTTCTTCCGATGATATGTGATTTTTGTTCATCTAGAATAGAATTAAACGTTCCGTAAATCATGCCAACTGTACTGAAATTTGCGAATGAAGTTAAAAAAGTCACTGCTACCGCAATAGTATGCGGAGCCAATCCTCTAATCTGATCTTTTAAGTCGAGCATTGCAACAAACTCATTTGTAGCCAGTTTTATTCCCATTAATTGAGCTACATACATAGCATCGTCTCCAGTTAAACCTAGCAAATATGCAAATGGGCTAAAAATAATGGAGAATATTTTTTGTATGGTCAAACCGTGAACAAATACTCCTAATATACCATTTACAGCCGCTGTTAAAGCTACATATCCAATAACCATAGCTGTGATAACAATGACCATTCTTATGCCAACAAGCATGCTGTTTGAAATAGTTGAAAAGAAATCCTTTCGTTCCCCTTTATCAGGAACGTAAACAATATCTTCTTCTTTGCTCACCTTTATCGGGTTCAGCATGTTTGCTATCAGTAAGGCATTCAAACAATTTAATGGAATAGCAACAAATACATAAGTAGCAGGCACCATAGATAAATATGCTCCAATGATTGAGCCGCTGATGCTGCTCATACTCATAATTCCGAACGTCAGCAGACGCTGCTCTCTTAATACACTTAATTGATGGCGAATAACCGCCAACGCTTCAGTGTTTCCAAGAAACATCATCTGAATAGAAAAAAAGCTCTCTAGCTTTGGCAGACCTGATAGTTTGGAGATGAGCCAGCCTACTTTATCGATGAGCCATGTCAATATCCCGAAATAGGTTAAAATGTCAAAGAAAGTGACAATGAATATAATTGGCATTAAGGCACTAAAAAAGAAATCAATTTGCTCGTTTCCCATCGCTGATGGGAATACAAACGAGATCCCTTGATTTGCACAATCAACTAACCATGTAAAAAAGGATGCAATTTGATTAATGACCCACGTGCCTATGGTAGTTGATAGCATGAACCATGTCATAAGCAATTCAGCGATCAACAAAAATAAAATAGCTTTCCATTTAACATCCCGTTTTTCAGGCGAACATAAGTAAACCAAACCAATTACCACAAATACCCCGATTACATTTAATAGAAAGTACAATGATTAACATCTCCTTATCTCTACCATCTCCAAGCGACTTAATTTAATGTTTGTTTTTTTTACATCTTTCATGTACCTAGAAACGAAATTATATCAATGAACCAATAACCAATAACCAAAAGCCAAAGTACTTTAATAAAGTTAAAAAAATAAAAAGGTAACATTACACAGGGGAACGTTACCTTTTTTCAGCAATACATTTTATTATTTTTCAGATGATATGACAGTAATCACGGTTATATCTTTTCGATATAGCAAGTGTACTCGAATTAATAAACTCTCTCTCATTTATCAAAATCCCTTCTTTAACTAAACTGTCCCGTTCGTATTATAAGGTCAGCCAGTTATTTCTGGTTGACCATTTTTTATATGGTTTTATCCTATCAGTAGCCAGGGTAGAACGTAACTGCCCGTGGGGCTTTGACCCCGTCAGCTAAACCGTTCGCCCCTACTTGTAGAAACATGATTGAGGCTGGTTGGGACGTAGATCTCGTATAACAAGCGAAGCTGTGACACTGCATGGAGGATTAGGAGTTACTGGCAAATGACTAGTCTAGGAGGAGATTCAGAATGAATCCAGTCGTTGGTCTGGATGTTTCAAAAGGGGAAAGTCAAGTTCAGGCATTTTTAGATAAAGGCAAACCATATCGTAAGAGCTTTAAAGTTTCTCATACTGTTGAGGGGCTTAATTCACTTGTAGCGTTTCTTGAGGATGTTAAAAGAGGGTCTGGAAAAAAGCCTTCAGTCATTTTAGAGGCTACTGGGCATTATCAAACTCCAGTCGTTCACTACTTGGAAGAGCGTGGGTATTTATTGATTATCATCAACCCTTTGATTTCATATAAGGCAAGAGGGTCAAGTTTAAGAAAAGTAAAGACCGATGCCATTGATGCCTATCTTCTCTGTGAGTTGTTCTATAAGGAGGAGTTAGAACCATATAAAAAGCGTGGGGTTCAGTTATTAAACCTTCGTAATCTGACAAGACAACATGAAAATATAACGGGCGTTATGATCCAAACAAAGCTGCAATTTCAGGCAGTGCTTGAACAAGTGTTTCCTGAATATAAAGGGGTTTTTGGAGATTTATATTCTGTGGTGTCACTCTTAACTCTTTCAGAGTTCCCTTCTTCAGAAGACATTCTCAAGGCAAGTGAAGAAGCCATTACAGACAAGATATTTGAGTTATGTAAAAGTAGATCTATCAAATGGGCAAATGAAAAAGCCATTCAGCTTAAAGCTGCAGCAGCCCGTAATCCTTTTGAAAAGACTGTTTATCAAAGTCATATTTTAAGCCTAGGTATGTATATAAATATTCTTCTTCAGTACAAAGAGCATCTATCAAAGTTAGAGACAGAGATAGACGCTCTCGCTAAAGAAATTGAAGAATATACTATTATCAAATCTATCCCAGGCATTGGAGAAAAAATCGCGGCAACGATTATTTCTGAAGTTGGTGAAATAGATCGATTTAACCATCCTAAAAAGCTTGTAGCCTTCGCTGGAGTGGATCCTAGTGTATTCGAATCTGGTAAGTTTACAGCTACCAAGAATCGCATCACAAAACGAAGATCTAGTAGACTTCGTCATGCATTATATATGGCAGTTCGCTGTGCCATTCGTGATTGTCGCAAGAAGAAAACGACTGATGAAATTATCCCTCGCAACAAAAAAATGCGTGAGTTTTACGATAAAAAACGTGAAGAAGGAAAGCCTTTTAAAGTGGCTATTATCGCTTGTGTAAATAAGCTCTTACATTGGATTTATGCCTTATTAAAAAATAAAACAACTTTCCAAGATATAGCTTAAAAACTATGTCTAACTAAATAACTCAAAACTTTCCATCCAAGAGAAAACGGAAGGTTATTTGGTATGCGCTTTTTAGTATATCATCGATGATTTTAATCTTTTATCGATGATTTTAATCTTTTATTGAAAAATATTGACAAACTATTAGCTGGTTTAGTTTAAGTGAAAACATTCACAATCTCTTCGCCTTTACCAATTTCCTTTAATCGTGTTGTTCAACAATCTGGCCCGTTTGTTGAATAAGAAAAAATCCTGTTGATGTCAACGGGATTTATGAACAAACTTTATTCAAAATCAACAAAAGTTACATTCTCTGATAACCAGAGTTGTAGTACAAGAGTGTCTAGACTTTTGTGTCATTTTTCGAGAGTGTCTAGAGCTTTGTGTCAAAAAACAAGAGCGTCAGGAGTTTTGTGTCAATAATTATTGACACAAAACTCTAGACCATTAAGAGATAAACCTTGTTGTAATCATGTTTTTATAGTCTGAACTTTTGTGTCACTCGTCATGACGGTTGACACAAAAGTCCTTACTATTTTGACGCAAAAATCTTTACTAAGGTTTTTAAAATTATTTAAATTAATCTTTTTATAATTGTTACTTAACATATTAAAAGATTAATTCTGTAAATTATTTATTATTTTTATATTTACAGGATAGTCAGGGATTTTGTGTCACTTCGCATAGCAGTAAAGACTTTTCTGTCATTTTTTTTGACACAAAAGTCCTTACTTTTTTAGAATAAATGCTAATATAAAAGGATTTAATAGTAAAGACTTTTGTGTCAATCCTCAATAAATGTTCGTTAAATTAAAAATTGCCCTTAATTCGTCAACTTGCAGACTCCCTTCAAGTAAGCCGCAATATAAAATTAATGGCATATGAGCTTAGCTGCCTGTTCAATTAGAGCGCTCGATTGTTGAAAATCACTCAAGCTTCTATTAGCTGGGTTTGTTCAATAAGAAAAGGAGGTGTCGAAGCAACCTTCCTTTATTGAACTAAAGTCCCCTTTCGTTAAAAAAGAATACTCATTATTCATTTATTTCGTAAACTAATTTATCGAATAATTTTCCATCAGTATAAAGCAATATTGCCTATTCTCCTGACTTTGGAATGTTCACACTTGAAGGTGCGTGTGCATCTGCCCCATTATTCTCTCCTCCAAGACCTATCGTCCAACCTGTTGTTATAATTTGATGGACAGTTCCTGTTTCTCTGTGAAAACCAACGACCGTTAGTTCGGTATCTCGGAGGTTTTCAACACCCCAAAGGTGCCACATCCACTTTTGGTCGATGTTTATACTTGGCATATCAGCACCAATAACACCTGATTTATTTTCATTTCCAATAATATTGTCATTGAACATCACGGCTTTTCTATCCCAATCAACTTTATCAAAATCACTTTCTTCGACAAAGTTTGGTATATCTTTAGGTAAGATCAACTTACTTTCAACTGTTTCATTTGAAGAGCAACCCACAACTAAAATAAGCATACTCAAGAAAATAAAAACCATAAATTTTAGTTTCAAAAAATCCTCCCCTTATTTTTTACTTTTATTTCCAACTATAGCATTACTAAATATTCTTGTTAAACCTGTAACATTAGTTTAAATATCATTCTTCACAAACTCACCATACTGAGGTTAATTAATACCAATTTTGATTGAGATTCTTATTCAATTATCTGGCCCTTTAAATAATAAAGACGCGTTCCTAAATAAACGCGCCCTTTAACGGAATAACACAACTTACATAAGTACCATCCCTCCTCAAATTAACATCACCTGTATAAACGTTTCAAACGTACATATCGAGCCAGAAAAAAGAAAATCTCTTAACAAGCAGGAGGTTTTCAACTAATTATAGAAGAAACTTGTTAGAAACAGGAGCATCTGCTTAAAACGAGACAGCTTCTTTACTTGATTTAAAACGCTCTGGGATCTCTGAAACCCTTAACCCACCATCTAGAACTACTAAAATACGTTTACTCAGATTATCATTTCCGGTAATCTTCGCTTTCATAATAACCAACCACGCTACACCGTGCACTTTTGAAACGAGTATAACTTAGCTTGATATCAATACAATAGCCTTTGCTTCCTAAGCAAAGGCTACCTTTTTTGGCGAGTTTCTTCTATACATTTTATTTCTAAAAAAGAAGAAGACTATTTTTTCATTTCAAATAACGCAGCATTTGGCCATAATTTCTTGTCCAAATCATCTAGATAAGGAACTTCTTTGCGTACATCTGGAATAATTGAAAAATCTACGTCATGAATTAGAATACTCTGCTCTGTTGTTGATGCTTCACATAGGACCTCACCGTTCGGAGCAACAAGTTTACTCTTTCCACAGCTTCCCTCATTTACTGTGTTCACGCCAAGAATATAAACCGTATTATCGAGTGCACGTGCAGGAAGTTGAATATCCCATCTTGTTTCAGCCCCGTAGCTCCATACAGAAGGAACAATAATAAGTTCCACACCCTGAAGAGCAAGAATTCGGCTCGGTTCAGGAAATTCAATATCTGCACAAATAAGAACACCTATCTTCCCTTTGGATGTGTCAATTGCATTGTAAGCTCTGTCACCAGGAGTAAAAATTTCCTTCTCCCTTCCCCACAAAAATGATTTCCTATAGGTAGCAATAACTTCCCCTGTTGACTCAATAACTGCTAGAGAAATGTAAAGCTTTCCATTTTCTCCCCCTCTACATAAGGTACGATTAGCACTACTCTTAATTTTTTTGCGAGATTTTGAAATAAGGAAACGGTCTCCCCAGTTGGCACCTCTTGCAACAATTGGAATTGTTCCTTGGATAAATAATAACCACTCACCCAAAGCTCAGGTAATACAATTAGTTCAGCTCCCTGCTTAACTGCCTCTTCCACCATTTCTATACAATTTTCAATATTTTTATCCCTCTAACCAGGGAAAGCTTGCATTTGAACCGCGGCAACTTTCAACATCCAAAGCACATCCTTTTCTAAAATGAATATTTTCAGACTATTTTGAACTTTATATCTAATTTAATCATATTTTATTTTTATTACTCAAGCAATAAAAATTTCTTTTTGTAATTAATTTTGAATTTTTTATTTCAAAAATTCTAAAAATTGTGTATTATGTAATAAAGTTACTCCTGTTTTTGTTTAGATAATTAGTTTTTCGCATTAAAAACGTTTGCAAATTATTATTTTGGGAGGTCTTATATGAAGAAACAACAGAATGAGTTAGAACAGTCGCTCAGTGCTCGTCACATGTCAATGATTGCTATTGGAGGCGTCATCGGTGCAGGACTTTTTGTAGGAAGTGACGTTGCCATACACAAAATCGGGCTTGGTATTTTAAGTTCGATTTAAAAACGTGTAAGAAAATCTCACATAAAGATTGCTTTTTTAAAAAAAGAAGCCCATCATGAAATAAATAATTCTTTTTATTAAAAATTTGAAACATTCATTTTAAATCAGGGGGAAATGTATGAAAAAAGTTAAGATTTCTTTAGCCTACCAAATTTTGATTGGATTAGCATGTGGTATTACAGTTGGAGCTATTTTTTATGGAAATGATCAAGTAGCCACTTATCTGCAGCCTATTGCTGATATTTTTATGCGTGCCATTAAGATGATTGTAGTACCTATTGTAGTTGCATCTATCATTGTTGGTGTTGCTGGAGTAGGAGACTTAAAGAAGATTGGAAAGCTAGGGTTCAAAACTATTCTCTATTTTGAAATTATTACAACGGTCGCTATTGTGGTGGGCTTATTGTTCGGTAATATTTTTCAACCAGGCGCGGGGATCCATATGGATCAATTGTCCAAAACAGATATTACTCAGTATGTAGAAACTACTGAAAATGTGGAGAGTCATAGTTTCGTTGATACATTTGTAAATATTGTTCCAACCAATATTTTTAATGCTTTAGCACAAGGTGACATGTTAGCGATTGTTTTCTTTTCTGTTATATTTGGAACGGGCATAGCAGCAATTGGGGAAAGAGGAAAACCTGTGCTCTCGTTTTTCAAAGGGGTAGGAGATGCCATGTTTTGGGTAACCAATCAAGTAATGAAATTGGCCCCATTTGGTGTATTTGCTTTAATTGGAATTACCGTATCTAAATTTGGTTTATCTTCACTCATTCCCCTCGGAAAGTTAGCTATTCTTGTATATGGAAGTATGTTATTCTTCGTATTAATTGTATTTGGGATTATTGCGAAAATTATAAATATTAAACTCTTTTCTTTAATACGCTTATTAAAAGACGAAATTATGCTTGCTTATTCTACAGCTAGTTCAGAAACGGTCTTACCTCGAGTGATGCAAAAGCTTGAAAGCTATGGATGTCCAAAAGCTATTACATCGTTTGTTATTCCAACTGGCTACACATTTAATTTGGATGGTTCAACATTGTATCAAGCATTAGCAGCTCTTTTTATTGCTCAAATGTATGGAATAGAAATGTCAATTACCCAACAAATTACACTCATGCTTGTTCTAATGTTAACTTCTAAAGGTATTGCTGCTGTTCCAGGCACATCTTTCGTTGTACTATTAGCAACTCTAGGAGCAGTAGGAATTCCTATAGAAGGGTTAGCTTTTATTGCTGGTATTGATAGAATTCTAGATATGGCTCGTACAGCTGTTAATTTAATAGGAAACTCACTAGCAACAGTTGTTATTTCTAAATGGGAGAATCAATTTCAACCTCAAAGAATCCAACCTATCCATACTGCTAATGAAGAAAAGCAGTCTATGATTAGATAAAAATTATTATCATTGTGTTGAATCATTTTTTCGGCAAAAAGCAAATTGATAGTTCAGAGGAAAAAAGCAAACTATCCAAAGATTTGTCCCTACTAAAACAATCAGAAGCAGAATAATTATTGATCCTATCAAAAAGCCTTACCCTTCCACAAAGGAAGAGTAAGGCTTCTTCTTATTCCATTTTCCCTCTTTGGAAAACATCAAAATGGCTCCAGATATCTTCTAATACCTCTAATCGGTCTTGTATATCCTCCTGCTTCTCTTTTCCAACAAACATAATTAAAGCATTAATCAGGCTTAATGGTGCAACAAAGGAGTCAATAAAGCTGGGCATTTGACTAGACACTGTCAACGGAATATCAGCATGAGGAATAAGTGGTGAGAGTAAATTATCAGTAATAGCGATTGTTTTCGCATTTTTTTCTTTTGCAAAGGAAAACATTTGAACCGTGCTCTTCGTATATCGAGAAAAGCTTATACCAATCACCACATCTTCTTCACTTAAATTGTATAATTTTTCTGATGAAGCCTCTAAAGACTGCAACATCTCCACATTATTCAAAACTATTTGAAGATAATACTGTAAAAACACACCAAGGGAAATAGCACTACGGTTAGCGATAACATATACTCTTCTCGCCTGTAATAAGCATTCCACTGCTTTATAAAATTCAGCTTCATCCAATTTCTCCATAGTGGATTTTATATTTGCAATATCATCTTGAAAAACTTCGTAGACCCCTGAATTTCCCCTATTGTATACTTTTTGGGACATTTTCAATCGATCCGTCGTTGTTAGTTGCTGCTGAACAGAACTCTGCATATACTGCTGCATCTCTGGATACCCTGAATAGCCAAGCGAAGTTGCAAACCGTACAACAGTGGCATCACTAACCCCAGCCATTTTCGCCAACTTTCCCACTGTTAAAAAAGGAACCGTTGTTTGATTCTCTAATATATATGTAGCTACTTTTACATGGGACTTACTCATTTCCCCTATTTGTCCAGCGATATTTTGGTAGACATTTGACATAAAAAAGAGTGCTCCTTTTTATAGTATTTTATTTTTAGGAGTATCTTAATCCCTATTATATATGATTATAATTAAACAATAGGTTTTTTCATCCTTTTTTGTCAAGCTAATCTGTAAGGATTAAATGATAAAAAGACCAGATCAAAAGTACAATCACTTTGATCTGGTCTCTTAAAATATAATTCTAACACTCCGTAATTATTTTAAGACTCGTCTAATAGCTTCGTCATGAGCTTCTACAGTTCGAAGAATGTCTTCCTCCGTGTGCACAACAGACATCGAATAACGATTAAGAGGCTTCGTGTAAACGCCCAATTTTAATAACTCATAATCAATTTCTTTTCTTAATTTCGTATCTGCTTGACTCATATCACGATAATTTTTAATTGGATTATCGGATAAGATGATATTAAAGATACTACCCATACCTACTGTTTGCATTTTTAAACCATGTTTTTTGTATACAGCCTCTAGTTGCTTACGTAAGGATTGTGTTTTAGCAAACAACTCATCCATTGTTCCTTCTTGTTCTAATACGTTAATAGTTGCTAAACCAGCAGCTAGTACGGTTGGATGACCATTGTATGTTCCACTATGATATAAAGGATCTTGTTTATCTGTATTTTCTGCTCCAGCTGTTAAAATATCACGCCCGCCTCTAGCTGAGCTAATCATCATAATTTCTTTTTTACCCCCGATAGCCCCTACAGGGAATCCACCACCTAGTACTTTTCCTAAAGCCGTAATATCTGGTTTAATACCATAAATTTTTTGTGCCCCTCCAATGGATATTCTAAACCCTGTTTTTACCTCGTCAAAAATCAACACAATATTAAGTTCCTCTGTCAATTTACGAAGACCATCCATAAATTCTTGTTCAGCAGGAATAAATCCTCCTTGAACTGGTTCTAAAATAACACCTGCTAATTCATGTGCATGGGCACGTAAAATTCTTTCTGTCGCTTCTAAATCATTGAACGGAAGAACGATGGTATTTTCAATGTAGTAATCTGGTAATCCTCTTGATTCTCCAACTGCTTTAGGGGCTGTTGCTTCTCCTGCTTTATCTATATCAGGGTTAACACTCACTAATACTTGATCATATCCCCCATGATAATGCCCTTCAAACTTTGCTATTTTGGATTTTCCAGTATAAGCCACAGCAGTACGAATAGCTAGAAGTGTTGCTTCTAATCCTGAATTCGTATAACGAACCATTTCAATACCAGGATATAATTCTACTAACTTTTCTGCCATTGTTGTTTCCATCTTGTGAGGTGTACCGAAAATAGTTGTACCAGACTCCATCATTTGTTTGGTCACAGCTTCAAATACTTGTTGATGTCCATGACCTAAAATAAGAGCTCCATAACATAATAGATAATCAATATATTCATTACCATCTACATCATATAACTTACTACCTTTTCCCTTTTCCATCATTAATGGGTGTGGATCAAAGTATTTAATATGTGCTGTGACACCACCAGGAATCACTTCACAAGCTTTTTCAAATAATTCAGCTGATTTTTTTGTATTTTCTGACAATAGAGATTTATTTTCTACTACCATAATGAACATCTCCCCTATAAAAATTCAAATTTTTATTCGAAATATTTATTGTGTAACAACAATGGTTTCGTATATTTTTGAATATTCAAGTAATCTTATTTCCATTTAACAACATGTTTGTATAAGAAAGTTTTTGGTAAATCGTGATGAGTTGGTCCAATTCCTGACTGTAATAAATGGTTTCAGAGCTATTCAAGTCAGTTGTTTCAGCAATATGGACTAATTCTTTTTTCAATTGCTTGATTCTGTCTTCTAATTCACTTATCTCTATAGAAGTCATTACAAATTCCCTTCATCATCTATCCTTAACTATTGATAAACAACTATTTTTGTAATCAACATTTATAAGAGAAGAAAAAATTATTTTACGTTTAATAAAACATTCCATTTAAATAGGTATAAATTTTTAGACCCAGCCGCGAAATTCAATTGCTTTAGTCATCCGTTCTAGCCCCACCATATAAGCAGCTAACCTCATATCCACATTCTTTCGGATTGATGTAGTATACACTCTTGAAAATGCCTCCACCAACTTCAGTTCCAACTTCTCATTCACTTCTTGTTCTGACCAATAATAACCTTGATTATTTTGCACCCATTCGAAATAGGAAACAACTACGCCTCCTGCGTTCGCTAACACATCTGGAACAAGCAACACATTGTTCTCCCTCAAAATCTCAGTAGCACGCAATGTTGTCGGTCCATTTGCTGCTTCTACGACAATTTTCGCTTTAATATCATTAGCATTGTGTTCTGTTAGCTGATTTTCAATCGCAGCAGGAATAAGAATATCGCAATCTTGAACTAACAGCTCTCCATTGGTAATTCGATTTTCAAAAAGATTTGTAACACTCCCAAATGAATCTCTATTGTCTAGTAAAAAATTGATATCAAGACCATCAGGATTATACAAAGCGCCCAACGCATCTGATATGCCAACTACTTTTATTCCGACATCATGAAAGAACTTAGCGACATAGCTACCTACATTTCCAAATCCCTGAATAATAACTCGTGCTTCTTTTATAGGTAAACCTATTAATTTTGCTGCTTCTTTGGTTGCGATTACCACTCCTAGC from Peribacillus asahii carries:
- a CDS encoding aspartate aminotransferase family protein, with the protein product MVVENKSLLSENTKKSAELFEKACEVIPGGVTAHIKYFDPHPLMMEKGKGSKLYDVDGNEYIDYLLCYGALILGHGHQQVFEAVTKQMMESGTTIFGTPHKMETTMAEKLVELYPGIEMVRYTNSGLEATLLAIRTAVAYTGKSKIAKFEGHYHGGYDQVLVSVNPDIDKAGEATAPKAVGESRGLPDYYIENTIVLPFNDLEATERILRAHAHELAGVILEPVQGGFIPAEQEFMDGLRKLTEELNIVLIFDEVKTGFRISIGGAQKIYGIKPDITALGKVLGGGFPVGAIGGKKEIMMISSARGGRDILTAGAENTDKQDPLYHSGTYNGHPTVLAAGLATINVLEQEGTMDELFAKTQSLRKQLEAVYKKHGLKMQTVGMGSIFNIILSDNPIKNYRDMSQADTKLRKEIDYELLKLGVYTKPLNRYSMSVVHTEEDILRTVEAHDEAIRRVLK
- a CDS encoding aspartyl-phosphate phosphatase Spo0E family protein, which produces MTSIEISELEDRIKQLKKELVHIAETTDLNSSETIYYSQELDQLITIYQKLSYTNMLLNGNKIT
- a CDS encoding Glu/Leu/Phe/Val family dehydrogenase; amino-acid sequence: MNSKVEKHYEQSVDENLNVLNRTQRIIKMALEEMREKDGKYELLKEPLRSLSVRIPVKMDNGTVSVFTGYRAQHNDAVGPTKGGIRFHPDVTEEEVKALSIWMSIKCGIMGVPYGGGKGGIKCDPRKMSFAELEKLSRGYVRAISQIVGPTKDIPAPDVFTNSQVMAWMMDEYSHIREFDSPGFITGKPIALGGSLGRESSTALGVVIATKEAAKLIGLPIKEARVIIQGFGNVGSYVAKFFHDVGIKVVGISDALGALYNPDGLDINFLLDNRDSFGSVTNLFENRITNGELLVQDCDILIPAAIENQLTEHNANDIKAKIVVEAANGPTTLRATEILRENNVLLVPDVLANAGGVVVSYFEWVQNNQGYYWSEQEVNEKLELKLVEAFSRVYTTSIRKNVDMRLAAYMVGLERMTKAIEFRGWV